From Paludisphaera rhizosphaerae, the proteins below share one genomic window:
- a CDS encoding S41 family peptidase: MRRIGTPRLAWLLALLLTWCPAPTSQAALPEEPAVSDVSAKVDAPQTQAAPAPDAALERGLDQERQRNWTGAIETYRHAMEQWPNRTDIRRRLRLCELHFKLGKRYHDASFRTVLLRLPREQATDLYSEVLERIQSFYVDSIALEPLVRHGLDNLEVALRDPTFLKLNATTTEPERIAWLRDQYKAMRSRLAVADREAALALAASAADLARHGLGIEPAAVMLEFTYGACDALDDFTSYLTPDKLEDLYAMIDGNFVGLGVELKGTPDGLKLVGVIRGGPAWEAGLGAGDQIVKIAGQTVKGLALDEAANRLQGTEGTTVDLEIVKRDASIQTIRLVRRHVDVESVTRAKMLDEAPGVGYVQLAGFQKSSTEELDQAISGLANLGMTTLVLDLRGNPGGLLNVAVDIADRFIDNGVIVSTRGRAAGQSQVFSAGGRARWRMPMYVLVDRDSASASEILAGALQDHKRAVIVGDRTYGKGSVQSIFSLRSAPAGLKLTTAKFYSPLDRAYSERGVSPDMPVKTHVAAKPAADADADKEAIDESLFGDPRTDPVLAAAVRASRRDSQAQAAVR, translated from the coding sequence ATGCGCCGGATCGGAACCCCTCGCTTGGCCTGGTTGCTCGCCCTGCTGCTGACGTGGTGCCCCGCGCCGACGAGCCAGGCCGCCCTCCCCGAGGAGCCGGCCGTTTCGGACGTCTCTGCGAAGGTGGATGCGCCTCAGACTCAGGCCGCGCCGGCGCCCGACGCGGCCCTGGAGCGAGGGCTCGACCAGGAGCGCCAGCGCAACTGGACCGGCGCGATCGAGACCTACCGCCACGCGATGGAGCAGTGGCCGAATCGGACCGACATCCGCCGCCGGCTCCGGCTCTGCGAGTTGCACTTCAAACTCGGCAAGCGGTATCACGACGCCAGCTTTCGGACGGTCCTTCTCCGCCTCCCCCGCGAGCAGGCGACCGACCTGTACTCCGAGGTGCTGGAACGAATCCAGAGCTTCTACGTCGACTCCATCGCCCTGGAACCCCTCGTCCGCCACGGGCTGGACAATCTGGAAGTCGCCCTCCGCGACCCGACCTTCCTCAAGCTGAACGCCACGACCACCGAGCCGGAACGGATCGCCTGGCTGCGAGACCAGTACAAGGCAATGCGGTCGCGGCTGGCCGTCGCCGATCGCGAAGCGGCTCTGGCGCTCGCAGCCTCTGCCGCCGACCTCGCCCGCCACGGCCTGGGGATCGAACCCGCCGCCGTCATGCTGGAATTCACCTACGGCGCCTGCGACGCCCTCGACGATTTCACCAGCTACCTGACGCCCGACAAGCTCGAAGACCTCTACGCCATGATCGACGGCAACTTCGTCGGACTGGGTGTGGAGTTGAAGGGAACGCCCGATGGGCTGAAGCTTGTCGGCGTCATCCGAGGCGGCCCCGCGTGGGAGGCTGGCCTGGGCGCAGGCGACCAGATCGTCAAGATCGCCGGCCAGACGGTGAAGGGGTTGGCTCTCGACGAGGCCGCCAACCGCCTCCAGGGAACCGAAGGAACCACCGTCGACCTGGAAATCGTCAAACGGGATGCGTCGATCCAGACCATCCGCCTGGTCCGCCGCCATGTCGACGTCGAGAGCGTCACCCGCGCCAAGATGCTCGACGAGGCTCCAGGGGTCGGCTACGTTCAGCTCGCCGGTTTCCAGAAAAGCTCGACCGAGGAACTCGATCAGGCGATCTCGGGCCTGGCGAACCTGGGGATGACGACGTTGGTCCTGGACCTTCGTGGCAACCCGGGGGGACTGCTGAACGTGGCCGTCGACATCGCCGATCGATTCATCGACAACGGGGTCATCGTTTCAACTCGCGGCCGAGCCGCGGGGCAATCCCAGGTCTTTTCGGCTGGCGGTCGCGCCCGATGGCGGATGCCCATGTACGTCCTGGTGGACCGCGACAGCGCCTCTGCCAGCGAGATCCTCGCCGGCGCCCTGCAAGACCATAAGCGAGCCGTGATCGTCGGCGACCGGACTTACGGCAAGGGTTCCGTGCAGAGCATCTTCTCGCTCCGCTCGGCTCCCGCCGGATTGAAGCTGACGACGGCCAAGTTCTACTCGCCTCTCGACCGGGCCTACAGCGAGCGCGGGGTTTCGCCCGACATGCCCGTCAAGACGCACGTCGCCGCCAAGCCCGCCGCCGACGCCGACGCCGACAAGGAGGCGATCGACGAGTCCCTCTTCGGCGACCCTCGCACCGACCCGGTCCTGGCCGCCGCCGTCCGGGCCTCCCGGCGCGATTCGCAGGCCCAGGCTGCGGTCCGCTGA
- a CDS encoding D-2-hydroxyacid dehydrogenase has product MKPVKIVVLDGRTLNDDPKAWSPLDAYGDVVYHPITEPSDLPDRANGADVLIVNKCAIRQDLMAQLPQLRFIAVTATGFDCVDVEAAKERGIVVSNVKGYSTDSVAQLAFALLLELTLSVGKHDEAVQAGAWASQPDFSIRVAPLIELAGKTMGIVGLGQIGRRVAGIAQAFGMTVISHRPSGRTPAPDDPIPACGLDELFERSDVITLHCPLTPATRGMVNAERLRKAKPTAFLLNTGRGPLIVEQDLADALNAGVIAGAGVDVVSREPIDPKNPLLGARNCIITPHIAWATAEARERLLEATVENVAAFASGKPINVVG; this is encoded by the coding sequence ATGAAACCCGTGAAGATCGTCGTCCTCGACGGCCGGACCCTCAACGACGACCCCAAGGCCTGGTCGCCGCTCGACGCCTACGGCGACGTCGTCTACCACCCCATCACCGAGCCGTCGGACCTTCCCGATCGGGCGAACGGGGCGGACGTCCTGATCGTCAACAAGTGTGCGATCCGGCAGGATCTGATGGCGCAACTTCCCCAACTTCGGTTCATCGCCGTTACCGCCACGGGCTTCGACTGCGTCGACGTTGAAGCGGCGAAGGAGCGCGGGATCGTCGTCTCCAACGTTAAGGGCTACAGCACCGACTCCGTGGCGCAGTTGGCCTTCGCCCTGCTCCTGGAGTTGACGCTGAGCGTCGGCAAGCACGACGAGGCCGTCCAGGCCGGAGCCTGGGCGTCACAGCCTGACTTCTCCATCCGCGTGGCCCCTCTGATCGAGCTGGCGGGAAAGACGATGGGGATCGTCGGCCTGGGTCAGATCGGCCGTCGGGTCGCCGGCATCGCTCAGGCGTTCGGCATGACGGTGATCTCCCATCGCCCCAGCGGACGAACGCCTGCCCCGGACGACCCGATCCCAGCCTGCGGCCTCGATGAACTCTTCGAGCGCTCGGACGTGATCACGCTCCACTGCCCGCTCACCCCCGCGACCCGAGGGATGGTAAACGCGGAGAGGCTGCGAAAGGCCAAGCCCACGGCCTTCCTGCTCAACACGGGCCGCGGTCCGCTGATCGTCGAACAGGATCTCGCCGACGCCCTGAACGCAGGGGTGATCGCCGGAGCGGGCGTCGACGTCGTCTCGCGAGAGCCGATCGACCCGAAGAATCCGCTGCTCGGAGCAAGGAACTGCATCATCACCCCGCACATCGCCTGGGCCACCGCTGAGGCCCGCGAGCGGCTGCTGGAAGCTACCGTGGAGAACGTCGCGGCCTTCGCGTCGGGGAAGCCGATCAACGTCGTGGGCTGA
- a CDS encoding carboxy terminal-processing peptidase — translation MPRIALRPLSLVAVLFLMAAIVGAQAPVPTNEDQEIAKTVVDLLERGHMARPVIDDEIAVKWCDNFLKDLDPQKYYFLKSDIEEFKKSAKDLDDQVREGNIDFARKVFERFLQRQDERYKTVTELLAKPLDFSADEYLTDDPEKIDYAKDTTEADERWRKKLKFEELQLRLDDSTTPEDVVKKLTIRYRDRNRLFHQFDSNELLEVYLSSLTRTFDPHSSYLSAKNLEDMLNQQLHLSLEGIGASLRSEDGYAVVAEVVPGMAADKDGRLQPDDKIVAIRRDDNSEIDLVEKKLSDVVRHIRGPRGTSVHLIVQPAGTKERKEYTIVREKVELTEQHAKGKILDSKVDGKAVKIGVINLPAFYGDTMAILRGDPNAVSATGDCRRILGEFKQSGVDAVIVDLRDNGGGLLEEAKTLSGLFIDSGPVVQIKEAVGVKHLDDDDEGTAWDGPLAVIINKSSASASEIFAGVIRDYGRGLIIGDSSTFGKGTVQSIVNLGDQARRRDRGVAKNRGALKLTIQQFFRANGDSTQINGVAPHIHLPSIRDYMDLGEGKMDNALKFDKVAPLPHDSYNRTPDDLVAALDARSVARRKDDAKFQKQEERIQKYVDRKAKHSIPLSEAKFKAEFIPDDDEKAADEKENKDKKAKKKYVEREVWVSDYYNDEILRIIGDYLTLGSKVLAAAPVRAAATN, via the coding sequence ATGCCCCGAATTGCGTTACGTCCGCTCTCGCTGGTCGCGGTCCTGTTCCTGATGGCGGCCATCGTGGGGGCGCAGGCCCCTGTGCCGACCAATGAGGACCAGGAGATTGCCAAGACCGTCGTCGATCTTCTCGAACGCGGTCACATGGCTCGGCCGGTGATCGACGACGAGATCGCAGTCAAGTGGTGCGACAACTTCCTCAAGGATCTGGACCCCCAGAAGTACTACTTCCTCAAGTCCGACATTGAGGAATTCAAGAAGAGCGCCAAGGACCTCGACGACCAGGTGCGCGAGGGGAACATCGACTTCGCCCGCAAGGTCTTCGAGCGCTTCTTGCAGCGTCAGGACGAGCGTTACAAGACCGTCACCGAGTTGCTGGCCAAGCCTCTGGACTTCTCGGCCGACGAGTACCTGACCGACGATCCCGAGAAGATCGACTACGCCAAGGACACGACCGAGGCCGACGAGCGCTGGCGGAAGAAGCTCAAATTCGAGGAGCTGCAGCTCCGTCTCGACGACTCGACCACCCCGGAAGACGTCGTCAAGAAGCTGACGATCCGCTATCGCGATCGCAACCGCCTGTTCCACCAGTTCGACTCCAACGAACTGTTGGAGGTCTACCTGTCGAGCCTCACCCGGACCTTCGACCCCCACTCGTCCTACCTCAGCGCCAAGAACCTGGAGGACATGCTCAACCAGCAGCTCCACCTGTCGCTGGAAGGGATCGGGGCCTCGCTGCGGTCCGAGGACGGCTACGCCGTGGTCGCCGAGGTCGTTCCGGGAATGGCCGCCGACAAGGACGGCCGGCTCCAACCCGACGACAAGATCGTCGCGATCCGCCGCGACGACAACAGTGAGATCGACCTCGTCGAGAAGAAGCTCAGCGACGTCGTCCGCCACATCCGCGGGCCCCGCGGGACCTCGGTCCACCTGATCGTTCAGCCGGCCGGCACCAAGGAGCGGAAGGAATACACGATCGTCCGCGAGAAGGTCGAGCTGACCGAGCAGCACGCCAAGGGCAAGATCCTGGACTCCAAGGTCGACGGCAAGGCGGTCAAGATCGGCGTCATCAACCTGCCCGCCTTCTACGGCGACACGATGGCGATCCTCCGCGGCGACCCGAACGCCGTCTCGGCCACGGGCGACTGCCGCAGGATTCTGGGCGAGTTCAAGCAGTCGGGCGTCGATGCGGTGATCGTCGACCTTCGCGACAACGGCGGCGGTCTGCTCGAAGAGGCCAAGACCCTCTCCGGCCTGTTCATCGACAGCGGCCCGGTCGTCCAGATCAAGGAAGCCGTGGGCGTGAAGCATCTCGACGACGACGATGAGGGGACGGCCTGGGACGGGCCGCTCGCCGTGATCATCAACAAGTCGAGCGCCAGCGCCTCGGAGATCTTCGCTGGCGTCATCCGCGACTACGGCCGTGGGCTGATCATCGGCGACTCCAGCACCTTCGGCAAGGGAACCGTCCAGAGCATCGTCAACCTGGGCGACCAGGCCCGCCGTCGCGATCGCGGGGTCGCCAAGAATCGCGGCGCCCTGAAGCTCACCATCCAGCAGTTCTTCCGGGCCAACGGCGACAGCACCCAGATCAACGGCGTCGCTCCCCACATCCACCTTCCCTCGATCCGCGACTACATGGATCTGGGCGAGGGCAAGATGGACAACGCCCTGAAGTTCGACAAGGTGGCTCCGCTGCCCCACGACAGCTACAACCGCACCCCTGACGACCTCGTCGCCGCCCTCGACGCGCGTTCGGTCGCTCGTCGCAAGGACGACGCCAAGTTCCAGAAGCAGGAAGAGCGGATCCAGAAGTACGTCGACCGCAAGGCGAAGCACTCGATCCCGCTCAGCGAGGCCAAGTTCAAGGCGGAGTTCATCCCGGACGACGACGAGAAGGCCGCCGACGAGAAGGAAAACAAGGACAAGAAGGCCAAGAAGAAGTACGTGGAACGCGAGGTCTGGGTCAGCGACTACTACAACGACGAGATCCTCCGGATCATCGGCGATTACCTGACCCTCGGTTCCAAGGTTCTGGCCGCCGCCCCCGTTCGGGCTGCCGCGACGAACTGA
- a CDS encoding transglutaminase TgpA family protein — MNSYLVYRASYYLMLTAASTAMCADPTDDRGGWFLPPLVAVAGFIAFFTVDRNPGWSLPRGLATLLGIGSLGLLYLEYSLDENQAIRCLGHWLISLQLIKYFLPKSIEDDWVLFMVGLMQVLIGSVINVGDQVGVWLFVWAVLAVWVLGQFFLQREARRFLAPDVKTRAPMQPLPRDPYTSLFDSAYFAATLRVLAMTLALGFFVFLLLPRQQGAARSRFGTPTVKHLTGFDEEVALGQLGEILENDTPVMTVEFSDGEKAPTAPPAEPLWRGVTLNNYDKGRWRRQALRSTMMRTFPSYHGRRKVLRQTIKLEPNDSQTLFGIRPFVAVEGNPRVPPQLNPPEGTAFRPEGRGSFDYEVISDPDPTVPQVGEVAPTEDRIKNVLLEVPDDVRPRLAAIAKPVLDKITGEGPDVVKRRAMALEAFLLDPSVFAYSLEMNVVDPSIDPVVDFLVNRKQGHCEYFASALALLLRTVDIPSRLVNGFKGGDWNDFTQSMTVRQKHAHSWVEAYLGRDAEGRPIWLSLDPTPGNEREKSIAQVGGISSNFRGFTDLFRYIWVFYILGYDSNRQARLYSPLKLMFQKIRDGYVIMWHWAAETFAGLFHFRNLQSLISIKGFIVSFLVLCLVAALTKGAIWLIKRLLVWWRGPIDDAAGATPGTHFYRRLAHLLAQYDLKRSPAETQNEFAHRAYRFLSGQGEGRREVAELPEKVVEAFYQVRFGHRDLPPETLAELERSLDRLEARLNEPAAG, encoded by the coding sequence GTGAACAGCTATCTCGTCTATCGCGCCAGCTATTACCTCATGCTCACGGCGGCCTCCACCGCCATGTGCGCCGACCCAACCGACGACCGCGGCGGCTGGTTCCTGCCGCCGCTGGTCGCCGTCGCGGGTTTCATCGCCTTCTTCACCGTGGATCGCAACCCGGGGTGGTCGCTGCCACGGGGCCTGGCCACATTGCTGGGGATCGGCTCGCTGGGGTTGCTCTATCTGGAGTATTCGCTCGACGAAAACCAGGCCATCCGTTGCCTGGGCCACTGGCTGATCTCGCTTCAGCTCATCAAGTATTTCCTACCCAAGTCGATCGAGGACGACTGGGTGTTGTTCATGGTGGGACTGATGCAGGTCCTGATCGGCTCCGTCATCAACGTCGGCGATCAGGTGGGCGTCTGGTTGTTCGTGTGGGCCGTGCTGGCCGTTTGGGTTCTGGGGCAGTTCTTCCTCCAGCGCGAGGCGCGGCGGTTCCTTGCTCCGGACGTGAAGACCCGCGCCCCCATGCAGCCGCTTCCGAGGGACCCGTACACAAGCCTGTTCGACTCAGCCTATTTCGCGGCGACGCTCCGGGTTCTCGCGATGACTCTGGCTCTGGGCTTTTTCGTCTTCCTCCTCCTGCCGCGTCAGCAGGGCGCGGCGCGTTCCCGCTTCGGGACGCCGACTGTGAAGCATCTGACCGGCTTCGACGAGGAAGTGGCCCTGGGACAGCTTGGCGAGATCCTCGAGAACGACACGCCGGTCATGACGGTGGAGTTCAGCGATGGGGAGAAAGCCCCCACAGCGCCCCCGGCCGAACCCCTCTGGCGCGGGGTGACACTGAACAATTATGACAAGGGTCGTTGGCGTCGTCAGGCCTTGCGCTCGACGATGATGCGAACGTTCCCCAGCTACCACGGCCGTCGCAAGGTTCTTCGACAGACGATCAAGCTGGAGCCCAACGACTCCCAGACGCTCTTCGGCATCCGGCCGTTCGTCGCGGTCGAGGGTAATCCGCGAGTCCCACCCCAGTTGAACCCGCCCGAGGGGACCGCCTTCCGGCCCGAAGGACGCGGCTCCTTCGATTACGAGGTGATCTCCGACCCCGATCCGACCGTCCCTCAGGTCGGCGAGGTCGCGCCGACCGAGGACCGAATCAAGAACGTCCTGCTGGAGGTTCCGGACGACGTTCGTCCGCGTCTGGCCGCCATCGCGAAGCCCGTCCTCGACAAAATCACCGGCGAAGGCCCGGACGTCGTCAAGCGTCGCGCCATGGCTCTGGAAGCCTTTCTGCTCGATCCGTCGGTCTTCGCCTACTCTCTGGAGATGAACGTCGTCGACCCCTCGATCGACCCGGTCGTCGACTTTCTGGTCAACCGCAAGCAGGGGCACTGCGAGTACTTTGCCAGCGCCCTCGCGCTGTTGCTCCGCACCGTCGACATCCCTTCGAGGTTGGTCAACGGCTTCAAGGGAGGGGACTGGAACGACTTCACCCAATCGATGACCGTTCGGCAGAAGCACGCTCACAGTTGGGTGGAAGCCTATCTCGGGCGAGATGCGGAGGGCCGGCCGATCTGGCTCTCCCTCGATCCGACTCCAGGCAACGAACGTGAAAAGTCAATCGCGCAGGTCGGCGGCATCTCCTCGAACTTCCGAGGCTTCACGGACCTCTTCCGCTACATCTGGGTCTTCTACATCCTCGGCTATGACTCGAACCGTCAGGCTCGGCTTTACAGTCCTTTGAAGCTGATGTTTCAGAAGATCCGGGACGGCTACGTGATCATGTGGCACTGGGCCGCGGAGACCTTCGCGGGACTCTTCCATTTCCGCAATCTTCAGTCGCTCATCAGCATCAAGGGGTTCATCGTCTCGTTCCTGGTCCTCTGCCTCGTCGCCGCGCTGACCAAGGGGGCGATCTGGCTAATCAAGCGGCTTCTCGTCTGGTGGCGAGGGCCGATCGACGACGCCGCCGGCGCCACGCCGGGAACCCATTTTTACCGTCGATTGGCGCACCTCCTGGCCCAGTACGACCTGAAGAGGTCCCCGGCCGAGACCCAGAACGAATTCGCCCATCGCGCCTATCGATTTCTCAGCGGGCAGGGTGAAGGCCGGCGAGAGGTCGCCGAACTTCCCGAGAAGGTCGTTGAGGCTTTCTATCAGGTCCGCTTCGGCCATCGCGACCTGCCGCCGGAGACTCTCGCCGAGTTGGAGCGGAGTCTCGACCGGCTGGAGGCCCGCCTGAACGAGCCCGCCGCCGGCTGA